The proteins below come from a single Chryseobacterium sp. MA9 genomic window:
- a CDS encoding siderophore-interacting protein, which produces MAKTSTGQIVAEVTRKEYITDHFIRVYLYSPEVQIFKNTMIGDNNKIAVPPAGLNEIHFPTLDENHQWVYPPKEVAPAIRTYTHRGIDLKKNELIIDFVDHGDGGPASRWVREAEAGSKLGVMMRLEGKELYPAADWYLLVGDATAIPVISAILETLPETAKGICMIEVHGKEDEQLLETKAQIDFKWLHNAQPQISSEISDAVKSIDLPETTKFGYIACEFSSVKEIRTYLRKEKNWTSQELYAYSYWKAGVAENESQADRHKEKDSMK; this is translated from the coding sequence ATGGCAAAAACTTCAACAGGGCAGATTGTTGCCGAAGTCACCAGAAAAGAATACATTACTGACCATTTTATCAGAGTGTATTTATACTCACCGGAAGTTCAGATATTCAAAAATACCATGATAGGCGACAATAATAAGATTGCAGTGCCTCCGGCTGGACTGAACGAGATTCATTTTCCGACGCTGGACGAAAATCATCAGTGGGTTTATCCACCTAAAGAAGTGGCTCCGGCCATCAGAACCTATACCCACAGGGGAATTGATCTGAAAAAAAATGAACTGATCATCGACTTTGTAGACCATGGAGATGGCGGTCCTGCCTCCAGATGGGTAAGAGAAGCTGAAGCCGGTTCAAAACTGGGTGTAATGATGCGTTTGGAAGGAAAAGAACTGTATCCTGCAGCAGATTGGTATTTGCTGGTAGGAGATGCTACAGCCATTCCGGTCATCAGTGCTATTTTGGAAACACTGCCCGAAACAGCAAAAGGTATTTGTATGATTGAAGTTCATGGAAAAGAAGACGAGCAGCTGCTTGAAACGAAAGCCCAAATTGATTTTAAATGGTTACACAATGCACAACCGCAGATCAGCAGTGAAATTTCAGATGCTGTAAAAAGTATTGATCTTCCCGAGACAACCAAATTTGGTTACATTGCATGTGAATTCTCAAGCGTGAAAGAAATTCGTACTTATCTCAGAAAAGAAAAAAACTGGACCTCTCAGGAATTATACGCTTATTCGTACTGGAAAGCAGGTGTAGCAGAAAATGAATCGCAGGCAGACAGACATAAGGAGAAGGATTCGATGAAGTAG
- a CDS encoding bifunctional 2-polyprenyl-6-hydroxyphenol methylase/3-demethylubiquinol 3-O-methyltransferase UbiG: MKDLMGRAIWDYYNNDNPEDLQTETSISELDELPVDYLFRDFEEMNDIEQKALQLSEGRILDIGSGAGSHSLYLQNERNLDVTALDISPKSVEVCKLRGIKKAVCENMLDFSGETFDTILLLMNGTGVFESLAKIDTYLQKLYSLLNKGGQILIDSTDILYMFDRDKDGGVYIPAGGYYGELEYVVHYKGESEEPITWLYLDFNTLKNAAKNNGFKIERVLKDEDSYLAKLIKR; encoded by the coding sequence ATGAAAGATTTAATGGGCAGAGCGATCTGGGATTATTACAACAATGACAATCCGGAAGATCTGCAGACTGAAACGTCAATTTCTGAGCTGGATGAACTTCCGGTGGATTATTTATTCAGAGATTTTGAAGAAATGAATGATATAGAGCAGAAAGCACTGCAATTATCTGAAGGAAGAATTTTGGATATTGGATCAGGTGCAGGTTCTCATTCGCTATACCTTCAAAACGAAAGAAATCTTGATGTGACAGCATTGGATATTTCACCCAAATCCGTTGAGGTCTGTAAGTTAAGAGGAATTAAAAAAGCAGTTTGTGAAAATATGCTTGATTTCTCAGGAGAAACTTTTGATACCATTTTATTGTTGATGAACGGTACCGGAGTTTTTGAAAGCCTTGCGAAAATTGACACCTACCTTCAGAAATTATATTCTTTATTAAATAAGGGAGGACAAATTCTGATTGACAGTACGGATATTCTTTATATGTTTGACCGTGATAAAGATGGCGGCGTGTATATTCCTGCAGGCGGATATTATGGGGAACTGGAATATGTGGTTCATTATAAAGGCGAATCTGAAGAACCAATTACCTGGCTGTACCTTGATTTCAACACTTTGAAAAATGCAGCTAAAAATAACGGCTTTAAAATAGAAAGAGTTTTGAAAGACGAAGATTCTTATTTAGCAAAACTGATTAAGAGGTAA
- the metG gene encoding methionine--tRNA ligase — protein MSNRKMITAALPYANGPVHIGHLAGVYIPADVYARFQRRLGKDVAFICGSDEHGIPITIRAKKEGVTPQDIVDKYHEIIKKSFSDLGISFDEYSRTTSKKHYETSQDFFKVLYEKGKFTEEVSEQYFDEQAGEFLADRYIVGTCPNCGNENAYGDQCEKCGSTLSPSELINPKSMLSGNVPILKETKNWYLPLNEYEDFLNEWIIEGHKDDWKPNVYGQVKSWLNDGLKPRAMTRDLNWGVPVPLPNAEGKVLYVWFDAPIGYISFTKEWAEKNGKDWKDYWQSEDSDLVHFIGKDNIVFHCIIFPSMMKAHGDYIMPANVPAFEFLNLENDKISTSRNWAVWAHEYVEDFPGQQDVLRYALLSSAPETKDNNFTWKDFQTKNNSELANIFGNFINRVAVLINKNFEGKVPEGDINAPELEEISKRAVEIRNSLENYEFRNALTAFMNLARFGNQYLQNEEPWKTVKNDIEKTKNTLFIGAQISVALANLAEPFLPFTAQKLYEIFNVEQKTWSEVENSKVLIEAGHSIMANAPILFSQISDDVIEAQIQKLENTKQNNKKTNPNANPMKEEITFDDFTKIDLRTATILEAEKVEKADKLLKLTVDTGVDVRTVVSGIAESFTPEELIGKQVMILLNLAPRKIRGIESQGMLLLTTKPDGKLSFVTPDDSNVENGIEIG, from the coding sequence ATGTCAAACAGAAAGATGATTACGGCAGCTTTGCCTTATGCAAACGGGCCGGTTCATATAGGACATTTGGCAGGTGTTTATATTCCTGCGGATGTTTACGCAAGATTTCAGAGAAGATTAGGAAAAGATGTAGCGTTTATCTGTGGTTCGGATGAGCACGGGATTCCTATTACCATAAGAGCTAAAAAAGAAGGGGTAACACCTCAGGATATCGTTGATAAATATCACGAGATCATTAAAAAATCTTTTTCTGACCTTGGAATTTCATTTGATGAGTATTCCAGAACAACGTCTAAAAAACATTATGAAACCAGTCAGGATTTCTTCAAGGTTTTATACGAGAAAGGAAAATTCACTGAAGAAGTTTCTGAGCAGTATTTTGATGAGCAGGCAGGAGAATTCCTTGCTGACCGTTATATTGTAGGAACGTGTCCTAATTGTGGTAATGAGAACGCTTACGGAGACCAGTGTGAGAAATGTGGTTCTACCCTTTCTCCTTCTGAGCTGATCAATCCGAAATCAATGCTTAGCGGAAATGTTCCTATCCTTAAAGAAACAAAAAACTGGTATCTTCCATTAAATGAATACGAAGACTTCTTAAATGAGTGGATCATTGAAGGCCATAAAGACGACTGGAAGCCTAATGTATACGGACAGGTTAAATCATGGTTAAATGACGGCCTTAAGCCTCGTGCCATGACCAGAGATCTGAACTGGGGTGTTCCCGTTCCGCTTCCGAATGCTGAAGGAAAAGTATTATATGTATGGTTTGATGCTCCAATAGGTTATATCTCTTTTACCAAAGAATGGGCAGAGAAAAACGGAAAAGACTGGAAAGACTACTGGCAAAGTGAAGACAGTGATCTGGTACACTTTATCGGAAAGGATAATATTGTTTTCCACTGTATTATTTTCCCTTCGATGATGAAAGCGCATGGAGATTATATTATGCCGGCTAACGTTCCTGCTTTTGAATTCCTGAACCTTGAGAATGATAAGATCTCAACGTCAAGAAACTGGGCAGTATGGGCTCATGAATATGTAGAAGATTTCCCTGGACAACAGGATGTTTTAAGATATGCTCTTCTTTCATCTGCTCCGGAAACAAAGGATAATAACTTTACATGGAAAGATTTCCAGACTAAGAATAATTCTGAATTAGCTAATATTTTCGGTAACTTCATTAATCGTGTTGCAGTATTAATTAACAAAAACTTTGAAGGAAAAGTTCCTGAAGGAGATATAAATGCACCAGAATTAGAAGAAATCAGCAAAAGAGCTGTAGAAATCAGAAACTCTCTTGAAAATTATGAATTCAGAAATGCCTTAACAGCATTTATGAATCTTGCAAGATTTGGGAATCAATACTTGCAAAATGAAGAGCCTTGGAAAACGGTTAAAAATGACATTGAGAAAACCAAAAATACATTATTTATTGGAGCCCAAATTTCAGTTGCACTAGCAAATTTAGCTGAACCATTTTTACCTTTTACAGCACAAAAATTATATGAAATTTTTAATGTAGAACAAAAAACATGGTCTGAAGTTGAGAATTCAAAAGTATTAATTGAAGCTGGTCATTCAATAATGGCTAATGCTCCAATTTTATTCTCTCAAATTTCGGATGATGTCATCGAAGCTCAAATCCAAAAGCTGGAAAATACAAAACAAAACAATAAAAAAACAAACCCTAACGCAAACCCTATGAAAGAAGAGATCACATTTGATGACTTTACTAAAATAGACCTTAGAACAGCTACCATTTTAGAAGCTGAAAAAGTAGAAAAAGCAGATAAATTATTAAAACTTACTGTAGATACAGGAGTAGATGTAAGAACTGTTGTTTCCGGTATTGCAGAAAGTTTCACTCCTGAAGAATTAATCGGGAAACAGGTAATGATCCTGTTGAACCTTGCTCCAAGAAAAATCAGAGGAATTGAATCTCAGGGAATGTTATTATTAACAACAAAACCAGACGGAAAATTATCTTTCGTAACACCGGATGACAGCAATGTTGAAAACGGTATTGAGATCGGATAA
- a CDS encoding SusC/RagA family TonB-linked outer membrane protein has translation MIVNNFTTVLKIAPAFLLASTIMHAQTKDSVPQEKKIEEVVLIGYGKQKKSDLTGSITSVTAKDFNGGATSAGQLIQGKTPGVQITNNSGAPGSGTKIRIRGTSSLSGENSPLIVIDGVPQDFVGMNGVSDPLSLINPNDIETFDILKDASATAIYGNRASNGVILITTKKGTAGKFKVNFSTVTSVSTKMGKVDVLNAQEFRDFVNTYAPAGYKTKLGNADTDWQDQIYQAAWGTDNNVALSGGIKGLPYRLSLGYNEQNGIVKSNSFRRTSVGLNLNPKFFDNHLSVNVNAKGTFTDNRFVDGGVIKAATYFDPTQPVYSGNSNYGGYYEWLDAGSATGYNVNANSNPLGMINGIRDISSVLRGLGNIQLDYKFHFLPDLHFNVNAGYDYTKSDGHKFKDARLRPGFEDKGSSNFYSMEKKNKLLETYFNYVKNINAINTGVDITAGYSYQDFNIYLPGAITYRGTGINSQDLDFKTQNTLISFYGRAIFTIANKYVISGSVRKDGSSRFFNGTRDNVWGVFPGVSLAWKLNEENFIKNISSISTLKLRAGWGKTGQQELPALNGNKPNNYPAFAAYNPSYQGAGYQFGNEFYFMFRPANYNPNLTWETTTTKNLGLDFGFNKNRITGSIDVFRKDTKDLLVYADEPAGGLSNASWQNVGDMKNEGIEGSITVIPVKNQNTTWEVSFNATHYKPVVTKLKDRADESFNMEVGGIEGGSGNRIQAHAVGYAPNSFWVYQQVYDTNGKPVDGAFVDRNGDGVISTKDMYYYKSTTPDAILGFSTKVSHKNWDFALSARAVLGNYVYNNAASNSSLQSASTNEYLQNVFSTAPQYKFAVPQYKSDIYVENASFLRLDNINVGYNFGEIFTKGSNLKVYAMAQNVFVITKYSGVDPEVFGGIDNGYYQMPKIYSLGFNFQF, from the coding sequence ATGATTGTGAATAATTTTACAACAGTATTGAAAATCGCGCCTGCTTTTTTATTGGCCAGCACAATAATGCATGCGCAGACAAAAGACTCTGTTCCTCAGGAGAAGAAAATTGAGGAAGTTGTATTAATCGGGTATGGAAAGCAGAAAAAATCTGATCTTACCGGTTCTATAACTTCTGTTACGGCAAAAGACTTTAACGGGGGAGCAACTTCTGCCGGACAGCTGATTCAGGGGAAGACTCCAGGTGTACAGATTACCAATAACAGTGGAGCTCCGGGCTCCGGGACCAAGATCAGGATCAGGGGAACATCTTCTTTAAGTGGAGAAAACTCTCCTTTGATTGTAATTGATGGAGTTCCTCAGGATTTCGTGGGAATGAATGGTGTTTCTGATCCTTTATCATTAATTAACCCGAACGATATTGAAACATTCGATATCCTTAAAGATGCTTCCGCTACTGCTATCTATGGTAACAGAGCTTCCAATGGGGTTATTCTCATTACAACCAAGAAAGGAACAGCAGGAAAGTTTAAAGTTAATTTCTCAACAGTTACTTCGGTTTCTACTAAAATGGGCAAGGTAGACGTATTAAATGCTCAGGAGTTTAGAGATTTTGTTAATACGTATGCACCTGCTGGTTATAAAACCAAACTTGGAAATGCTGATACCGATTGGCAGGATCAAATTTATCAGGCAGCATGGGGTACAGATAATAACGTTGCCCTTTCAGGAGGTATTAAAGGCCTGCCATACCGTTTATCATTAGGATATAATGAGCAGAACGGTATTGTAAAATCAAATTCTTTCCGCAGAACTTCTGTAGGTTTGAACTTAAACCCTAAATTCTTTGATAATCATTTATCCGTAAATGTAAATGCAAAGGGAACATTTACCGATAACAGATTTGTAGACGGTGGAGTGATCAAGGCAGCTACTTATTTTGATCCTACTCAACCGGTATATTCAGGAAACTCTAATTACGGAGGGTATTATGAATGGCTGGATGCAGGATCTGCAACAGGTTATAACGTAAATGCCAATTCCAATCCACTTGGAATGATCAATGGGATAAGAGATATATCTTCTGTCCTTAGAGGGTTGGGAAATATTCAGTTAGATTATAAGTTTCACTTTCTTCCAGACCTTCATTTCAATGTAAATGCCGGATATGATTATACAAAAAGTGACGGACACAAGTTTAAAGATGCTCGTCTGAGACCAGGTTTTGAAGATAAAGGAAGCTCAAATTTCTATTCTATGGAAAAGAAAAACAAGCTTTTGGAAACCTACTTTAATTATGTGAAAAATATCAATGCCATTAATACTGGTGTGGATATTACTGCAGGGTATTCTTATCAGGATTTCAATATTTATCTTCCAGGAGCTATCACTTACAGGGGAACAGGAATTAACTCGCAAGATTTAGACTTCAAAACTCAAAATACATTGATCTCATTCTATGGAAGAGCTATTTTCACAATAGCTAATAAATATGTTATTTCAGGATCGGTTCGTAAAGATGGTTCTTCAAGATTCTTTAACGGTACCAGAGATAATGTATGGGGTGTTTTCCCGGGAGTTTCCTTAGCCTGGAAGCTTAATGAAGAAAATTTTATCAAAAATATATCCTCAATCAGCACGTTAAAATTGAGAGCAGGATGGGGTAAAACAGGTCAGCAGGAATTGCCGGCACTTAACGGTAATAAACCAAATAATTATCCGGCTTTTGCAGCTTATAATCCAAGTTATCAGGGAGCAGGATATCAGTTCGGAAATGAATTCTATTTTATGTTCAGACCTGCAAACTATAATCCGAATCTTACCTGGGAAACTACCACTACTAAAAACTTAGGATTAGACTTTGGTTTTAATAAAAACAGAATCACAGGATCAATAGATGTTTTCAGAAAAGATACAAAAGATCTTCTTGTATATGCAGATGAGCCTGCAGGAGGTTTAAGTAATGCAAGCTGGCAGAACGTAGGTGATATGAAAAACGAAGGGATTGAAGGAAGCATTACAGTAATCCCGGTTAAAAACCAAAATACCACGTGGGAAGTAAGTTTTAATGCCACTCATTACAAGCCGGTTGTTACTAAACTTAAAGATAGAGCTGATGAATCATTTAATATGGAAGTAGGAGGTATTGAAGGAGGTTCAGGAAACAGAATTCAGGCACATGCAGTGGGATATGCTCCTAATTCATTCTGGGTATATCAGCAGGTATATGATACAAATGGAAAGCCTGTTGATGGTGCCTTTGTAGACAGAAATGGTGATGGTGTGATCAGTACAAAAGATATGTATTATTACAAATCCACAACACCTGATGCAATTTTAGGTTTTTCTACCAAAGTATCTCATAAGAATTGGGATTTTGCATTAAGTGCAAGGGCAGTATTAGGAAACTATGTATATAATAACGCTGCTTCAAATAGTTCACTGCAGTCAGCATCTACAAACGAATACCTTCAGAACGTATTCTCTACAGCTCCTCAGTATAAGTTTGCTGTTCCTCAGTACAAATCTGATATTTATGTTGAGAATGCTTCATTCCTAAGACTTGATAATATCAATGTTGGCTATAATTTCGGAGAAATTTTCACTAAAGGAAGCAATCTGAAAGTATATGCAATGGCACAGAATGTTTTTGTGATCACTAAATACTCTGGAGTAGATCCTGAAGTTTTTGGTGGAATAGATAACGGTTACTACCAAATGCCTAAGATTTATTCTTTAGGTTTTAACTTCCAATTTTAA
- a CDS encoding RagB/SusD family nutrient uptake outer membrane protein, translating into MKLNRIKLKNIVLPLSAVFLLTAASCVKDLEREPITDVTSASIYKDFANYKNVLAKLYGGLAMGGQVSGDGDQPDSDINGINGGFSQYTRLMYNLNVVTTDEAVIGWNDGNLHTLHKMTWDASNEFIAAMYYRIYTEIAFCNEFLRNVTDEKLASNNITGDNLNQAKLMRAEARFLRAQSYYHAIDMFGNVPFVDESYLPGSINPPQRIERKALFNYIESELLAVAGELKDPKTNEYGRADKAAVWSLLAKLYLNAEVYTGTQRNTDCITYCNKVIAAGYSLKPKYDDLFLADNNINNPEQILSVNFDGINTQTNGGTTFLVHAAIGGDMKAADFGVNGGWSGLRTTKAFVGLFPTNGSDKRGRFFTSGQNLEINDLGSFTDGYAFIKFKNVKSNGSVGAHTNWVEADIPLYRLADIYLMYAEAVLRGGAGGSQATAIGYINQLRQRAYGNTSGDVSSINLNFILDERGRELSWEMTRRSDLVRFNKFTTADYLWPWKGNVKDGKAVESYRNLFPIPAKDIVANPNLVQNPGY; encoded by the coding sequence ATGAAACTAAATAGAATTAAACTTAAAAATATAGTATTGCCTCTTTCAGCAGTATTTTTATTGACAGCAGCTTCTTGTGTGAAAGATCTTGAAAGAGAACCTATCACAGATGTTACTTCAGCCAGTATTTATAAAGATTTTGCCAATTATAAAAATGTTTTGGCAAAACTTTATGGAGGACTTGCCATGGGGGGCCAGGTAAGCGGAGACGGTGATCAGCCGGATAGTGATATCAACGGAATCAATGGTGGTTTTTCTCAGTATACCAGATTGATGTACAATCTGAATGTAGTAACAACAGATGAGGCTGTTATTGGATGGAATGACGGTAACCTTCACACGCTTCACAAAATGACTTGGGATGCTTCCAATGAATTTATTGCTGCTATGTATTACAGGATATATACCGAAATTGCTTTTTGTAATGAATTTCTGAGAAATGTGACAGATGAAAAATTAGCTTCCAATAATATTACAGGAGACAATCTTAATCAGGCAAAATTAATGAGAGCAGAAGCTCGTTTTCTGAGAGCACAGTCGTATTATCATGCGATTGATATGTTCGGAAATGTTCCTTTTGTAGACGAATCATATCTACCAGGATCTATTAATCCGCCACAAAGGATAGAAAGAAAAGCATTGTTTAATTATATCGAATCTGAATTACTTGCCGTAGCAGGAGAATTAAAAGACCCTAAAACCAATGAGTATGGAAGAGCAGATAAAGCAGCTGTATGGTCACTGTTGGCAAAATTATATTTAAACGCTGAAGTCTATACAGGAACTCAAAGAAATACAGACTGTATCACATACTGTAATAAGGTAATTGCAGCAGGATATTCTTTAAAACCGAAGTATGACGATTTATTCCTTGCTGATAATAACATCAATAACCCAGAGCAGATTTTAAGTGTAAATTTTGACGGGATCAATACACAAACCAATGGTGGAACTACCTTCCTGGTACATGCTGCAATAGGCGGAGATATGAAAGCTGCTGATTTTGGAGTGAATGGTGGATGGAGTGGTTTAAGAACTACAAAAGCATTTGTAGGCTTATTCCCTACTAATGGAAGTGATAAAAGAGGAAGATTCTTTACTTCAGGACAGAATTTAGAAATTAATGATTTGGGATCATTTACAGATGGTTATGCTTTTATTAAATTTAAAAATGTTAAAAGTAATGGATCTGTCGGCGCTCATACCAACTGGGTTGAAGCTGATATCCCATTGTACCGTTTGGCAGATATCTATCTGATGTATGCAGAAGCAGTACTTAGAGGAGGAGCTGGAGGAAGTCAGGCTACAGCAATCGGTTATATTAATCAGCTGAGACAACGTGCTTACGGAAATACAAGTGGAGATGTATCTTCTATAAATCTCAACTTTATTTTAGATGAAAGAGGAAGAGAGTTGTCTTGGGAAATGACCAGAAGAAGTGATCTTGTACGTTTCAACAAATTTACAACAGCAGATTATTTATGGCCATGGAAAGGAAATGTAAAAGATGGTAAAGCAGTAGAAAGTTACAGAAACCTTTTCCCGATCCCCGCTAAAGACATTGTAGCAAACCCTAATCTGGTTCAGAATCCTGGATATTAA
- a CDS encoding SusE domain-containing protein, with protein MKNLFKILALVFTGFFIISCEKDEDQAVINETSAGKISADKSAVVLNELNANDAIITFTWTKPTFSIAVVPNQKVEFGIKGDGFKKSATVDFSNDMTSGSVTHATMNAAMFAIGAVPDVVNDIEVRLKTSVGSAAFYSNVIALKVTPYTPNPDLVYPKINVPGAYAGAAGYANWTPSNSPNLFSPEKNDKYRGFIFIKDASGDNGKYKFAINQDWPGNKGDDGTNTGKLKVDGSDIVPAAAGTYYMKVDWAANTYSAVLANFGIIGDATPTGWGSDTDFVYNPATKTYVINSIALSNTGVFKFRANDDWAIKFQPKDADQTLVSGTGVQSYLSLEGTVTGDPGYKVSQAGNYKIELDLHNSAYYKLTITKL; from the coding sequence ATGAAAAATTTATTTAAAATATTAGCCCTGGTTTTTACGGGATTTTTCATTATTTCCTGCGAAAAAGACGAAGATCAGGCAGTTATTAATGAAACTTCTGCTGGTAAAATATCTGCTGATAAAAGTGCAGTTGTTCTTAATGAGCTTAATGCCAATGATGCCATCATTACTTTTACATGGACAAAACCGACATTTAGTATTGCCGTAGTTCCCAATCAGAAAGTAGAATTTGGAATCAAAGGTGATGGCTTCAAAAAAAGTGCTACCGTTGATTTTTCCAATGATATGACTTCGGGTTCTGTAACTCATGCAACTATGAACGCAGCAATGTTTGCAATTGGAGCTGTGCCAGATGTTGTTAATGATATTGAAGTTAGACTGAAAACTTCTGTAGGATCAGCTGCTTTTTACTCCAACGTAATTGCCCTTAAAGTAACTCCTTATACTCCAAACCCTGATTTGGTATATCCAAAGATCAATGTACCTGGGGCATATGCAGGAGCGGCGGGTTATGCAAACTGGACTCCATCCAATTCACCGAATCTTTTTTCTCCTGAGAAAAATGATAAATACAGAGGATTTATCTTCATTAAAGATGCTTCAGGTGATAATGGGAAATACAAATTTGCAATTAATCAGGATTGGCCGGGAAATAAAGGGGATGATGGAACCAATACCGGAAAACTAAAAGTTGATGGGTCAGATATAGTTCCTGCAGCAGCAGGAACGTATTACATGAAAGTAGACTGGGCAGCAAATACATATTCTGCTGTGTTAGCAAACTTCGGAATTATTGGCGACGCAACGCCTACGGGATGGGGATCAGATACTGATTTTGTGTATAATCCTGCAACCAAAACGTATGTGATCAATTCCATCGCATTATCCAATACAGGAGTATTTAAATTCAGAGCTAATGATGATTGGGCCATAAAGTTCCAACCAAAAGATGCAGATCAGACTTTGGTTTCAGGAACAGGTGTTCAATCCTATTTAAGTTTAGAAGGAACTGTAACAGGAGATCCAGGATATAAAGTATCACAGGCAGGTAATTATAAAATTGAACTGGATTTACATAATTCAGCATATTATAAGCTAACCATTACAAAATTATAA